A region from the Nitrososphaera sp. genome encodes:
- a CDS encoding CoA-transferase, which yields MLSKVAEGAAEAAAIKDSSIVAISGFNLATAPEHLILQLFDSYTKTGHPCNLFIISDALPAMPGRALDFVAEKLYADPNQNFMRGMLMPFLGFSPWLQKMVTDNRIESYGWPLGIAAYWFREVASGRPGLITKIGLETFLDPRQDGAALNDKASKSISREGPANLSGHHAQSCRVSLINIEGEEFLLYRAPKPDYALIRASVADENGNLSMRDEGIRGTTLSIAQAAKARPNSGRVIAQVRWLTQAGSIDPWDVDVPGPIVDSVVVSPKQHHWQGGSIEYDPRISYSVLPPITDALVRDISSGGTPPADYEKVIARRVLLELVKVLEDKGKPVLVNLGIGIPAFVSAVAAEEHVTEFIITVLESGPWGGLALSGPDFGLAMSPFALSTIPDMFSNFEGGIIDAASLGFLQIDRFGNVNPSMLPNRAFGPGGFPVIAGGAPKTYFAGAFTGGQSKITVAAGKELRIEQDGNIRKFVESVYKIVFSGHQAVKFGKEILYVTERAVFGLGRDGISLLEFAPGIDVDKDILQKMDFAPVRDSRAIEMDKRLFKQEKTNIREEVLRTIRA from the coding sequence TTGCTTTCCAAGGTTGCAGAAGGGGCCGCTGAGGCAGCCGCAATAAAGGACTCGAGCATAGTAGCGATATCTGGGTTCAACCTAGCCACAGCGCCGGAGCATCTGATACTGCAACTCTTTGACAGTTACACAAAGACCGGCCACCCATGCAACTTGTTCATAATTTCTGACGCTCTGCCGGCCATGCCCGGCCGAGCACTTGATTTCGTGGCAGAGAAATTGTATGCCGACCCAAATCAGAATTTCATGCGCGGCATGCTGATGCCTTTTCTCGGCTTCTCGCCATGGCTCCAAAAAATGGTCACCGACAACAGGATTGAATCATACGGCTGGCCGCTTGGGATAGCTGCCTACTGGTTCAGGGAAGTTGCGTCCGGGAGACCGGGCCTCATAACAAAGATAGGCCTTGAAACCTTTCTCGACCCGCGTCAGGATGGCGCTGCACTAAATGACAAGGCAAGCAAAAGCATAAGCCGGGAAGGACCGGCCAATCTGTCTGGCCACCATGCCCAGTCCTGCAGGGTCAGTCTTATAAATATCGAAGGCGAAGAGTTCCTCCTTTACCGGGCTCCAAAACCTGATTATGCGCTCATACGCGCTTCGGTCGCGGACGAAAACGGCAACCTATCAATGAGAGACGAAGGCATCAGAGGAACAACTCTGAGCATTGCACAGGCGGCAAAAGCCCGACCGAACTCGGGAAGGGTTATCGCGCAGGTCCGTTGGCTCACCCAGGCCGGTTCAATCGATCCTTGGGATGTGGATGTCCCGGGCCCGATTGTCGACTCGGTGGTGGTTTCCCCAAAACAGCACCACTGGCAGGGTGGCAGCATCGAATATGATCCCCGGATTTCTTATTCAGTTCTGCCGCCGATCACTGACGCGCTTGTGCGCGACATCTCCAGCGGAGGGACACCTCCAGCTGATTATGAAAAGGTAATCGCGAGAAGGGTGCTGCTGGAGTTGGTGAAAGTTCTAGAAGACAAGGGCAAGCCAGTGCTGGTAAATCTGGGGATAGGCATTCCAGCCTTTGTGTCGGCGGTGGCTGCCGAAGAGCACGTTACAGAGTTTATCATAACCGTTCTTGAGTCGGGTCCCTGGGGAGGATTGGCGCTGTCCGGCCCGGATTTTGGTCTGGCAATGAGCCCGTTTGCCCTTTCAACAATTCCGGACATGTTTTCAAATTTTGAAGGAGGGATAATCGACGCCGCCTCACTTGGATTTTTGCAAATTGACAGATTCGGCAACGTCAACCCATCGATGCTTCCAAACCGCGCCTTTGGACCCGGCGGATTTCCCGTAATCGCGGGCGGAGCGCCAAAGACGTACTTTGCCGGTGCCTTTACTGGAGGTCAGAGCAAAATAACGGTGGCTGCTGGAAAAGAGCTGAGAATAGAACAGGACGGTAATATTCGCAAATTTGTCGAATCAGTTTACAAGATTGTATTTAGCGGACACCAGGCCGTAAAGTTCGGAAAAGAAATACTCTATGTCACAGAGAGGGCAGTTTTTGGCTTGGGCAGGGACGGCATATCGCTCCTCGAGTTTGCGCCCGGGATTGATGTGGACAAGGACATCTTGCAAAAGATGGATTTTGCCCCGGTCAGAGACTCTCGTGCCATTGAGATGGACAAAAGGCTGTTTAAACAAGAAAAAACGAATATCCGCGAGGAAGTGCTTCGCACAATTCGCGCTTAG
- a CDS encoding alpha/beta fold hydrolase, giving the protein MTEIQLTNLPINGYDAGKLLNAPQVWYNYYRNWSEFAQKYGEANFEATMQALQTAFTPGAKKSIEDIQGSMRAAYGAKLSERLNDETMTTSLASAVDSWADVLNLMDHNQISRSYSDLLSFFSRQLEPFRDTVNRTPSEVIEMEGRFNLLHYKSKVEPKHKTPILVIYSLINRYYILDLLPENSVINNLLNQGFDIYATDWGTPMSYDKDLTLENYSEQYVGNAVKKIKEITGADKVSLFGYCWGGLFTLVYSAMHPENVNALILHATPVDIQKGATIIEHWTSHLDADNLVKACGNVPGWILNAAFLLRNPVEAALKYPRYFSRPRTIEETLEFFSIEAWLYDSPPIIGEVYREIVDQVYRQNLLIKNKMQVGGKNIDLSKVAMPVLDIVGKTDDLVPPQSSRSVIDVIGSKDKRLIEFPIGHVGLCTSQQAHEKLWPEVGKWLAQRS; this is encoded by the coding sequence ATGACTGAAATACAATTAACAAACTTGCCAATCAATGGTTATGATGCCGGCAAACTGTTAAACGCTCCGCAGGTGTGGTACAACTATTATCGTAACTGGTCTGAATTCGCGCAGAAATACGGTGAAGCAAACTTTGAGGCCACCATGCAGGCGCTGCAGACTGCCTTTACACCGGGCGCTAAGAAATCTATAGAAGACATACAAGGTTCCATGAGGGCTGCGTACGGCGCAAAGCTTTCTGAGCGGCTAAATGACGAAACCATGACAACAAGCTTGGCGTCGGCCGTGGATTCATGGGCCGATGTCCTAAACCTCATGGACCACAATCAAATTTCCCGGAGCTACTCTGATCTGCTTTCTTTTTTCAGCAGGCAGCTGGAGCCGTTTCGCGACACTGTCAACAGGACGCCATCAGAGGTGATCGAGATGGAAGGCAGGTTCAATCTGCTCCACTACAAGTCCAAGGTGGAACCGAAGCACAAGACTCCAATCCTCGTTATTTACTCGCTTATCAATCGCTACTATATCCTGGATCTTCTGCCAGAGAATAGCGTTATTAATAATCTCTTAAACCAAGGATTTGACATATACGCCACCGACTGGGGCACCCCCATGTCGTATGACAAGGACCTTACGCTCGAAAACTATTCTGAACAGTACGTTGGAAACGCCGTAAAAAAGATCAAAGAGATAACAGGCGCAGACAAGGTATCGCTATTTGGATATTGCTGGGGCGGCCTCTTTACTCTAGTCTATTCCGCAATGCACCCGGAAAATGTCAATGCTCTGATACTTCACGCCACACCCGTAGACATCCAAAAGGGTGCGACAATAATCGAGCACTGGACTTCGCATCTGGACGCGGACAATCTGGTCAAAGCCTGCGGCAACGTGCCTGGGTGGATTTTAAATGCGGCATTCCTCCTTCGAAATCCGGTCGAGGCGGCACTAAAGTATCCAAGGTACTTTAGCAGACCAAGAACTATTGAAGAAACCTTGGAATTTTTCTCTATCGAGGCGTGGCTATATGACAGCCCGCCTATCATTGGCGAGGTCTACCGAGAGATCGTAGACCAGGTATACAGGCAAAACCTCCTGATAAAGAACAAAATGCAGGTTGGCGGCAAGAATATAGACCTGTCAAAGGTTGCGATGCCAGTACTTGACATCGTGGGCAAGACAGACGACCTAGTACCTCCACAGTCAAGCAGGTCGGTTATCGATGTAATAGGAAGCAAGGACAAAAGGCTTATTGAATTTCCAATTGGACACGTTGGGTTGTGCACCAGTCAGCAAGCTCACGAAAAGCTGTGGCCAGAAGTGGGAAAATGGCTGGCCCAGAGAAGCTGA
- a CDS encoding DUF2171 domain-containing protein yields MSEPIPNWEAIVHKNVRSRDGVDMGNVAEVDEKNLVIIQGVASEKEYNVPHSAVEEFNGAEVRLNVPYSQVKQFLVK; encoded by the coding sequence ATGTCTGAACCTATACCAAATTGGGAAGCAATAGTTCACAAGAACGTGAGGTCAAGAGACGGCGTCGACATGGGCAATGTTGCAGAAGTGGACGAAAAGAACTTGGTAATAATTCAAGGCGTTGCCTCTGAAAAAGAGTACAACGTTCCCCACTCTGCAGTCGAGGAATTCAATGGCGCCGAAGTAAGACTGAACGTCCCCTACTCGCAGGTAAAACAATTCCTCGTAAAATAA
- a CDS encoding ABC transporter ATP-binding protein yields MMIADAVDSGPEPKEEIITGQQSEFTSNDSTAGPGKFRSADAVLQTVNLSKVYRSSAGQVIALNNVNLAIRKGELVSIVGPSGSGKSTLLSIIGGLDRPTGGRVIIRGQDLFSLNDNELATVRNKLIGFVFQSYNLVNRSTVLRNVELPAMISEMDSDERRIRAMKLLGILGIAKRAQYRPTTLSGGEQQRVAIARALMNNPAIILADEPTGNLDTKTGNEIFNLLKMLSGRYNRTIVVVTHNAELASATDRIVYLRDGEIEREVLTSKRQLDKGSAAA; encoded by the coding sequence ATGATGATAGCAGACGCAGTTGATTCTGGACCAGAGCCCAAAGAGGAAATAATAACTGGGCAGCAAAGCGAATTTACTTCTAATGACAGTACTGCAGGTCCAGGGAAATTCCGAAGTGCAGATGCTGTGCTTCAGACTGTCAATCTTTCCAAGGTTTACCGCTCGTCTGCGGGACAAGTTATTGCTCTCAATAATGTCAACCTTGCAATAAGAAAGGGAGAGCTTGTCTCGATAGTTGGACCTTCTGGCAGCGGCAAGTCCACGCTGCTTAGCATTATCGGCGGTCTTGATAGGCCGACCGGAGGAAGGGTCATAATCAGAGGCCAAGACTTGTTTTCTTTAAATGACAACGAACTTGCGACCGTTCGAAACAAGCTGATCGGATTTGTTTTTCAATCATACAATCTCGTAAACAGATCGACTGTTCTAAGAAATGTTGAGCTGCCGGCCATGATTTCAGAGATGGACAGTGATGAGCGCCGCATCCGAGCGATGAAACTGTTAGGAATACTGGGAATAGCGAAACGGGCTCAATATAGGCCCACAACTCTTAGTGGCGGTGAGCAGCAACGGGTTGCAATCGCAAGGGCACTGATGAATAACCCCGCAATAATACTGGCAGACGAGCCCACGGGGAACCTTGATACAAAGACTGGCAACGAAATATTCAACCTCCTAAAGATGCTGTCCGGGAGATATAACAGGACAATAGTGGTAGTGACGCACAATGCCGAGCTGGCATCTGCCACGGACCGGATTGTCTATTTGCGAGACGGGGAGATCGAGCGAGAGGTACTGACAAGCAAGAGGCAGCTGGATAAAGGTTCTGCCGCAGCCTGA
- a CDS encoding cation transporter dimerization domain-containing protein — MPLPLVERSEKEIQRRIKRSVEAVKAVSDCRQIFITWSRKKPNVHLHLWLHQALAFEQLHTVSEEIERAVRVVLPNARVSLRIEPRGADYESIWKLVKDVAEKQPGSRGAHNIHVVVGEDGRISIDFHLEVGAGMTVQEAHRVAMQLEQKLKEADSSISEVIIHEESVVDVVYNEKSGTGTQTKSYIEHVARRFPGIKLVRRPTVLHSDERGGGRLHVILKCALDPALSVEKANELTAKFERELKIGNPKISRIDISEEPDGKGHSTREHAKSGRD; from the coding sequence TTGCCACTTCCGCTGGTTGAACGGTCAGAGAAGGAGATCCAGCGGCGCATAAAAAGGAGCGTTGAGGCCGTGAAAGCGGTAAGCGACTGCCGTCAGATTTTCATAACATGGTCGAGAAAAAAGCCAAATGTTCATCTCCATCTCTGGCTCCATCAGGCCCTCGCATTCGAGCAACTGCATACCGTTTCCGAAGAAATTGAAAGGGCTGTCAGGGTCGTCCTCCCTAATGCCAGGGTGTCGCTTCGCATAGAACCCAGAGGCGCCGACTACGAATCGATCTGGAAGCTGGTAAAGGATGTCGCTGAGAAACAACCGGGCTCAAGAGGCGCGCACAACATCCACGTAGTAGTGGGCGAAGACGGAAGAATCAGCATTGACTTTCACCTCGAGGTTGGCGCAGGCATGACAGTACAGGAAGCCCATCGCGTTGCCATGCAACTGGAGCAAAAGCTGAAGGAGGCGGATTCTAGCATTTCCGAAGTGATTATCCACGAGGAATCGGTTGTTGATGTCGTCTACAATGAAAAGTCCGGCACGGGAACGCAAACCAAGTCTTACATAGAACACGTCGCAAGACGTTTTCCCGGAATAAAGCTTGTCCGCAGGCCCACAGTGCTGCATTCAGACGAGCGCGGAGGTGGACGCCTGCACGTCATCCTGAAATGTGCTCTCGACCCCGCGCTAAGCGTAGAAAAAGCGAACGAGCTTACGGCCAAGTTTGAACGCGAGCTAAAAATCGGCAACCCGAAAATATCGCGAATAGACATTAGTGAGGAGCCGGACGGAAAAGGACACTCGACAAGGGAGCACGCAAAGTCAGGCAGAGACTAA
- the mgtA gene encoding magnesium-translocating P-type ATPase, whose protein sequence is MTKTTQELSSRDTDYWSLPASEVFSALKTGPQGLSSDEAKSRLAAYGLNSLPQQRSRIAGIIFRQLKSPMIVILAGATILSALFGQLDQSAIMIIVIVLSVGIGVYNESSSERIVEDLRKRVSIRSVVVRDQGKVSETDSTLLVPGDVVVVNIGDIVSADMRIVESNNLEADQSVLTGESFPAEKSSDKSTSNPSSSPSEAANYLFAGTVIVRGTGRAVVVSTGRNTQFGLISVRLERARPATDFQKGVKSYGNLLITLTVALAGGIFILNAVVGHSLINSLLFSLAIAIGLVPELMPAIVTVTLSRGAHRMAKQEVIVKRLVSMENFGNIDILCTDKTGTLTEGKVVLKEYLYPDGRADGSASGSKISKVLLYGLLCNDAIVGGLDDKSGNEASVSGNPLDVGIWKYAMGQGFKDVTRSFRRIGEVPFDYHRRILSVVVAPADDVPPSDRPNTNALLISKGAPEAILGQCVKAERGSEGKEEPLTTEIAGSVNAQLAELSRAGYRTIAVAYKHLEAEKEGYTTDDENGLSFLGLLVFSDPPKAGAKEAIDKLKGLAVDLKVVTGDNEAVALKVCEDLGVTVKKSVIGSDLVRMSLAELKATVEEATLFARVNPEQKLDIIKALKDNGHTVGFMGDGVNDAPALYEADTGISVDEAVDVAKDAADIVLLKKDLQVIANGIAEGRRTFGNTMKYILMATSSNFGNMFSAAAASVFLPFLPMLPMQILFMNLLYDLVNMTIPTDNVDEEYTKAPKHWDISFVRKFTLFFGPFSSLYDFLTFGIMLFIFGASAGLFQTGWFIESFWTEVLVIFVIRTRRIPFFSSKPGKWLTIVTLAAVVFGTVLPFTPVGAFLQFTPPPVQYWALLVVMVATYLLLVDAGKVFFYRVCGF, encoded by the coding sequence ATGACAAAAACCACGCAGGAACTATCTTCTAGAGACACCGACTACTGGTCGCTTCCTGCCTCAGAGGTCTTTTCTGCACTCAAGACAGGTCCGCAGGGCCTAAGCTCAGACGAGGCCAAGTCCCGCCTTGCAGCATACGGGCTCAACAGCCTCCCACAACAACGCTCCAGGATTGCAGGGATTATTTTTCGGCAGCTCAAGAGTCCCATGATAGTAATTCTTGCAGGGGCGACAATCCTTTCCGCACTTTTCGGCCAGCTGGACCAGTCGGCCATAATGATTATCGTAATAGTCTTGAGCGTCGGGATCGGAGTCTATAACGAGTCAAGTTCAGAGAGAATTGTCGAAGATCTACGAAAGCGAGTGTCAATAAGGTCAGTGGTTGTACGAGATCAGGGCAAGGTTTCCGAAACGGATTCCACTCTTCTCGTACCCGGCGACGTAGTTGTCGTCAATATCGGTGACATTGTCTCAGCAGACATGAGAATAGTAGAGTCAAATAACCTCGAGGCCGATCAATCCGTCCTTACGGGCGAGTCATTTCCTGCAGAGAAGAGCTCGGACAAATCCACCTCGAACCCATCGTCAAGCCCCAGTGAGGCAGCCAATTACCTTTTCGCCGGCACCGTCATAGTCCGTGGAACGGGCCGTGCAGTAGTTGTATCGACGGGCAGGAATACGCAGTTTGGCCTGATTTCTGTTCGCCTGGAACGCGCCAGGCCGGCAACGGACTTTCAGAAGGGTGTCAAGAGTTATGGCAACCTGCTCATTACGCTGACTGTCGCCCTTGCCGGCGGCATTTTCATACTAAATGCCGTGGTCGGCCATTCACTGATAAACTCGCTCCTCTTTTCGCTGGCAATAGCCATAGGCTTGGTGCCGGAACTGATGCCAGCGATAGTAACCGTCACCCTTTCAAGGGGAGCGCACAGGATGGCAAAACAGGAAGTCATTGTCAAACGCCTTGTGTCTATGGAAAATTTTGGTAACATTGACATCCTTTGCACGGATAAAACTGGCACCCTCACCGAAGGAAAGGTCGTGTTAAAAGAGTACCTCTATCCAGATGGCCGGGCTGATGGCAGCGCATCTGGGAGCAAGATATCCAAGGTCCTATTGTACGGTCTTTTGTGCAATGATGCAATAGTCGGCGGCTTGGATGACAAGAGCGGAAATGAGGCGTCTGTATCGGGAAATCCGCTTGATGTCGGAATTTGGAAGTATGCAATGGGTCAAGGTTTTAAGGATGTCACAAGGTCTTTTCGAAGAATAGGCGAGGTTCCATTTGATTATCACCGAAGAATTCTTTCAGTCGTGGTGGCGCCTGCAGACGACGTCCCTCCCAGTGACCGGCCAAATACTAATGCGCTTCTAATATCAAAGGGAGCCCCTGAAGCAATCTTGGGCCAGTGCGTCAAGGCCGAGCGGGGGTCCGAAGGCAAGGAAGAGCCGCTCACCACAGAAATAGCAGGTTCGGTCAACGCGCAGCTTGCCGAGCTGTCAAGAGCCGGCTACAGGACTATCGCCGTTGCTTACAAACACCTAGAAGCTGAAAAAGAAGGGTACACAACCGATGACGAGAACGGACTTTCTTTTCTGGGACTCCTGGTTTTCTCTGACCCTCCGAAAGCCGGGGCAAAGGAGGCTATCGATAAACTCAAGGGGCTTGCAGTGGATCTCAAGGTAGTAACCGGCGACAACGAGGCAGTCGCGCTAAAGGTGTGCGAAGACCTTGGGGTGACGGTAAAAAAGTCCGTCATCGGTTCAGACCTCGTGCGAATGAGCCTTGCCGAGCTAAAGGCTACGGTTGAGGAGGCGACGCTCTTTGCTAGGGTCAACCCCGAGCAAAAACTTGACATCATCAAGGCATTGAAGGACAACGGTCATACGGTCGGCTTTATGGGCGATGGGGTGAACGACGCCCCAGCACTCTACGAGGCGGACACCGGCATTTCCGTTGACGAGGCTGTGGACGTAGCAAAGGACGCGGCCGACATCGTGCTTCTGAAAAAAGATCTCCAGGTCATTGCAAACGGCATAGCCGAAGGCCGCAGAACTTTTGGAAACACAATGAAGTACATCCTGATGGCGACAAGCTCAAACTTTGGCAACATGTTCAGCGCAGCCGCGGCGTCGGTGTTTCTGCCCTTCTTGCCAATGCTTCCAATGCAGATCCTTTTCATGAACCTGCTCTACGACCTTGTGAACATGACCATCCCCACGGACAACGTAGACGAGGAATATACCAAGGCTCCCAAGCACTGGGACATTAGTTTTGTGAGAAAGTTTACTCTGTTCTTTGGGCCCTTTAGTTCGCTGTACGACTTTCTCACATTCGGGATTATGCTTTTTATCTTTGGCGCATCGGCAGGACTATTCCAGACAGGATGGTTCATTGAATCGTTCTGGACGGAGGTGCTCGTGATTTTTGTGATAAGAACTAGGCGAATTCCATTCTTTAGCAGCAAGCCCGGCAAGTGGCTGACTATTGTTACTTTAGCAGCTGTGGTATTTGGGACGGTGCTGCCTTTCACCCCCGTTGGCGCTTTCCTCCAGTTCACACCGCCACCAGTGCAGTACTGGGCGCTATTGGTGGTCATGGTTGCGACATATCTGTTGCTGGTTGACGCAGGCAAGGTCTTCTTTTACAGGGTGTGCGGGTTTTGA
- a CDS encoding CBS domain-containing protein, translating to MSIEIVPVASVMIRDVKTAKENQSIKVIAKTMVDNGIGSVVIVGSDEENRPAGIVTERDLVKYMAAGTSNHNKDSVTAREIMSKPVITIEPQSSLKDAMQTMQLKDIRRLPVMQRDRLVGIITDKDIFRAIVKSQTLVSSFLSERLVVEYRPMYEKLGEFMQSEILFPDKNQ from the coding sequence ATGAGCATAGAAATCGTACCCGTGGCAAGCGTCATGATACGGGATGTCAAGACTGCCAAAGAGAACCAGAGCATCAAGGTCATTGCAAAAACCATGGTGGATAATGGCATAGGAAGCGTGGTGATTGTGGGAAGCGACGAGGAAAACAGGCCCGCTGGAATAGTCACAGAGCGGGACCTGGTCAAGTACATGGCAGCCGGAACTTCCAATCACAATAAAGACTCTGTGACAGCCCGAGAAATAATGAGCAAACCAGTGATAACTATCGAGCCCCAGAGCTCTCTCAAGGATGCCATGCAGACCATGCAGCTTAAGGACATCAGGAGGCTACCTGTCATGCAAAGAGACCGGCTCGTCGGCATTATCACCGACAAGGACATTTTCAGGGCAATAGTCAAGAGCCAGACCCTTGTCTCTAGCTTTTTGAGCGAGCGGCTCGTTGTCGAATACCGGCCGATGTACGAGAAACTCGGGGAATTCATGCAAAGCGAGATTCTCTTTCCCGACAAGAACCAGTGA
- a CDS encoding CBS domain-containing protein, whose translation MDNISILAVSTYIKVTNMLTVENDMLDENAGKVADRNLVMLDVSSSVADAARLMKKRNTTSMFVSVADSDTPVGIVTERDILYKVVAEGRGPYKVTLGEIMSSPLVSVPEGATVREAVALMRARSIRRIAVVSDGKVVGLLTLMAIVGGSTDSGRVELAEVELPKTACPYCGSKFDDRDEMSKHIDRLHLGSGLLEGDPRRW comes from the coding sequence ATGGACAATATATCCATCTTGGCGGTTAGCACTTACATCAAGGTGACAAATATGCTGACAGTTGAGAACGATATGCTGGATGAAAACGCAGGCAAGGTTGCAGACAGGAATCTGGTAATGCTCGACGTATCTTCAAGCGTCGCAGATGCAGCGAGACTAATGAAAAAGCGCAACACGACAAGCATGTTTGTCAGTGTTGCCGACTCTGACACTCCCGTGGGCATCGTTACGGAGCGGGACATCCTATACAAGGTCGTCGCCGAGGGCAGGGGGCCGTACAAGGTGACCCTCGGCGAGATAATGAGCTCACCACTCGTGAGTGTGCCTGAAGGCGCGACTGTGCGAGAAGCAGTCGCCCTGATGAGAGCAAGATCGATAAGGAGAATAGCAGTCGTTTCCGATGGCAAAGTTGTCGGCCTGCTTACCCTGATGGCGATTGTGGGCGGCAGCACTGATTCAGGCAGGGTCGAGCTGGCCGAGGTTGAGCTGCCAAAAACCGCATGCCCCTATTGCGGCTCAAAATTTGACGACAGGGATGAAATGTCAAAGCACATCGACAGGTTGCACCTTGGAAGCGGCCTTCTTGAAGGCGACCCAAGACGATGGTAG
- a CDS encoding nuclear transport factor 2 family protein codes for MTIEQMTGRKMATNVGANRQTPVTSNEQAVFHYFNCIGSKDLDGLLNLFAEDAELIEPFSKEKGLRGHSAIEPFLKVAFMANSELKRQITIERNSLQGRRKNTVMARVYFEKGESLEGSFTFEFADEVSAASSGTSTRVYPKIKKLTIKFD; via the coding sequence TTGACGATAGAGCAAATGACCGGAAGAAAAATGGCGACGAATGTGGGAGCAAATCGGCAAACCCCGGTTACATCAAATGAACAGGCCGTGTTCCACTATTTCAACTGCATTGGAAGCAAAGACCTTGACGGTCTGCTAAACCTGTTTGCCGAGGATGCAGAGCTTATTGAGCCTTTCAGCAAGGAGAAGGGCCTCAGGGGGCACTCTGCCATCGAGCCCTTTCTCAAGGTCGCCTTTATGGCAAACTCGGAGCTAAAGCGGCAGATTACCATAGAAAGAAATTCTCTTCAAGGCAGGCGCAAGAACACTGTGATGGCGCGCGTTTATTTTGAAAAAGGCGAGTCACTTGAAGGGTCCTTTACCTTTGAATTTGCTGATGAGGTTTCCGCTGCGAGCAGCGGTACCTCAACGCGAGTGTATCCAAAGATCAAAAAGCTGACAATCAAGTTTGACTGA
- a CDS encoding nuclear transport factor 2 family protein: MSSTKDAANSLVEVCMRRFYRKDVPGILEMFDDDAIIYEPFSKQGLLKGKREIAPFLRFVTEGNSSLDYYISSVAPDNNNTASGDSAQLKVLADVIFLKGSKTNFRFTFDLEAPDDALEIPKIMALRIEPAS, from the coding sequence TTGTCGTCAACGAAAGACGCCGCTAACTCGCTGGTGGAAGTCTGTATGAGGAGGTTTTACCGCAAGGATGTTCCCGGGATACTTGAAATGTTTGATGACGATGCGATAATCTACGAACCTTTCAGCAAGCAGGGGTTGCTGAAGGGAAAAAGAGAGATTGCACCCTTTCTGCGGTTTGTAACAGAAGGAAACAGCTCACTTGATTACTACATTTCCTCAGTAGCGCCTGACAATAATAACACTGCCTCTGGGGACAGCGCCCAGTTGAAAGTGCTTGCAGACGTGATATTTCTGAAGGGCAGCAAGACCAACTTTAGATTCACATTTGATCTTGAAGCTCCGGACGATGCCCTGGAAATTCCGAAAATAATGGCGCTTAGGATAGAGCCTGCCAGCTGA
- a CDS encoding P-II family nitrogen regulator has translation MKKIEIIIPDRYLNDVNEILKEMHTGGMSHYRVDGRGKVKAQPVAIDRGTRQFVPEFVPRTKMEVVVRDDQVDAIVARISEKIKDPATGGKMFISDVSAAIDLGTNEKGDSAL, from the coding sequence ATGAAAAAGATCGAGATAATCATACCGGACCGCTACCTAAACGATGTGAACGAGATACTGAAGGAAATGCACACCGGCGGGATGAGCCACTACCGCGTGGATGGGAGGGGAAAGGTGAAGGCGCAGCCTGTTGCTATCGACAGGGGCACCAGGCAGTTTGTGCCCGAGTTTGTTCCCAGGACAAAGATGGAGGTAGTAGTCCGCGATGACCAGGTCGATGCGATAGTCGCCAGAATCTCGGAAAAGATCAAAGACCCCGCTACGGGTGGCAAGATGTTTATCAGCGACGTTTCAGCCGCGATTGACCTTGGAACCAATGAAAAGGGAGACAGCGCGCTATAA
- a CDS encoding universal stress protein, whose protein sequence is MSGTMSTILVPHDGTEMSDRALEKATELARAMKSEILIVHIVDSRFVPPSATLGFISDTTSLEDAKVQLIRILKTGAQAMLDQKIRNVRQQGVPVRFVLGVGSPADEIVSIAKGEHAGLIVMGSKQIGKEKLTPLGSVARRVSEISACPVMIVH, encoded by the coding sequence ATGTCAGGTACAATGTCCACCATACTTGTTCCCCACGACGGCACAGAAATGTCAGATCGGGCGCTGGAAAAAGCTACCGAACTTGCCCGCGCCATGAAGTCGGAAATACTGATTGTTCACATAGTCGACAGCAGATTCGTTCCGCCAAGCGCGACGCTGGGGTTTATCAGCGATACAACGAGCCTGGAAGACGCCAAGGTCCAATTGATTAGAATACTAAAGACAGGCGCGCAGGCGATGCTTGATCAAAAGATCCGAAATGTCCGGCAGCAGGGCGTGCCTGTCCGGTTTGTTCTGGGGGTGGGGTCGCCAGCAGATGAGATTGTGTCGATAGCAAAAGGCGAGCACGCCGGCCTCATAGTGATGGGAAGCAAACAGATAGGAAAGGAAAAGCTGACGCCGCTTGGCAGCGTAGCGAGAAGGGTCTCTGAAATCTCCGCGTGCCCTGTAATGATAGTTCACTGA